A part of Ictalurus furcatus strain D&B chromosome 8, Billie_1.0, whole genome shotgun sequence genomic DNA contains:
- the LOC128611029 gene encoding equilibrative nucleobase transporter 1 isoform X1 produces MAGTGLRVRYWLTLISGLFECLCFAGILFGWASLVFVLKSDGYFSYLCVNSTVNGTVTKDCSEQDEQLSIIFTIASFMNNFFALPNGFVFDRFGTTVTRLLGISIYTTGTVLIAFSNAALSVLLYPSLSLIAVGGILFLLTNMQVGNLFGAHRSTIITLYNGAFDSSSAVFLVVKLLYQDGVSLRSSLIFLSCCSVVHLIRTFLLMPRRHIPYPLPENYTYGPGRGDARTSNELENVNAKNSTRNYEATETTPFKEDGPTKTATPDMSERSFRGCVFSWFFVWHLLWLSIMQLRHYLFIGTLNPMLNRLTAGDPSLGTHKHKHTDAHILTAMHTRINILIECVLLLCCFSLVSTYTNAFAFTQLCGILCAPWNGLIMDRNKGKPREKGQSESEADLKAAVLSLCVTAMQCVLFSLCASIPLLPLQYLTFILQVINRSFLYGGNAAFISVAFPPAHFGKLYGTVMALSALLSVLQYPCFSLITGPLGGDPFAVNVALTVLSCLAFIHPLSVYLHCRRQAARRTKADKTTSS; encoded by the exons ATGGCAGGCACTGGACTGAGAGTGCGTTACTGGCTCACACTGATCTCAGGTTTGTTCGAGTGTTTGTGCTTCGCCGGCATCCTGTTCGGATGGGCCTCGCTGGTGTTCGTGCTCAAGAGTGACGGCTACTTCAGCTACCTGTGTGTGAACAGTACAGTCAATGGGACCGTTACGAAAG ATTGCAGTGAGCAGGATGAGCAGCTCTCCATTATCTTCACCATCGCCTCCTTCATGAACAACTTCTTCGCTCTGCCCAACGGGTTCGTGTTTGACCGTTTTGGCACCACGGTGACCAGACTCCTAGGAAT ATCTATCTACACCACCGGGACCGTACTGATAGCCTTCTCAAACGCTG cactaTCAGTCCTCCTCTACCCTTCTCTCTCCCTTATTGCAGTTGGAGGAATTCTTTTCTTACTCACTAACATGCAG GTTGGAAATCTCTTTGGAGCCCATCGGTCCACTATCATCACTCTGTATAACGGAGCCTTCGACTCTTCCTCTGCTGTCTTCCTTGTCGTCAAG TTGCTGTATCAAGACGGCGTGTCCCTCCGTTCCTCGCTCATCTTCTTGTCCTGTTGCAGTGTTGTTCATCTGATTCGCACCTTCCTGCTGATGCCTCGCAGACACATCCCCTACCCTCTCCCTGAGAACTACACCTACGG GCCGGGACGTGGGGACGCTCGGACTTCTAACGAGTTGGAAAACGTCAACGCTAAGAACAGCACCCGGAATTACGAGGCTACAGAGACAACGCCGTTTAAAGAAGACGGTCCTACCAAGACCGCCACTCCAGACATGTCAG AGCGAAGCTTCAGAGGCTGTGTCTTCTCTTGGTTCTTCGTATGGCATCTGCTGTGGTTATCGATCATGCAGCTGAGACACTACCTGTTCATTGGGACCCTGAACCCCATGCTCAACCGCCTAACAGCTGGTGACCCAAGCCTcggtacacacaaacacaaacacacagacgcacacataCTCACTGCAATGCACACGCGAATAAATATTCTCATCGAGTGTGTACTTCTGCTGTGCTGTTTTTCCTTAGTGAGCACGTACACCAATGCATTTGCCTTCACTCAGCTGTGTGGGATACTGTGTGCCCCCTGGAATGGGCTCATTATGGACCGGAACAAAGGAAAACCCAGGGAAAAAG GCCAGAGCGAAAGTGAGGCGGACCTAAAGGCAGCCGTATTGTCTCTATGCGTGACAGCGATGCAGTGTGTGCTCTTCTCCCTGTGCGCTAGTATTCCTCTACTACCCCTGCAGTATCTCACCTTCATACTACAGGTTATCAATAGATCCTTCCTGTATGGAGGGAACGCAGCTTTCATCAGCGTGGC GTTCCCTCCTGCACATTTCGGAAAGCTGTACGGAACAGTGATGGCTCTCTCGGCGCTGCTGTCCGTCCTACAGTACCCCTGCTTCTCTCTCATCACTGGACCTCTTGGTGGAGATCCATTTGCG GTTAATGTTGCTCTGACCGTCCTGAGTTGCCTGGCCTTTATACATCCTCTCTCTGTTTACCTGCACTGCCGGCGCCAAGCGGCTCGACGGACCAAAGCTGATAAAACTACCTCCTCTTAA
- the LOC128611029 gene encoding equilibrative nucleobase transporter 1 isoform X2, whose translation MAGTGLRVRYWLTLISGLFECLCFAGILFGWASLVFVLKSDGYFSYLCVNSTVNGTVTKDCSEQDEQLSIIFTIASFMNNFFALPNGFVFDRFGTTVTRLLGISIYTTGTVLIAFSNAALSVLLYPSLSLIAVGGILFLLTNMQVGNLFGAHRSTIITLYNGAFDSSSAVFLVVKLLYQDGVSLRSSLIFLSCCSVVHLIRTFLLMPRRHIPYPLPENYTYGPGRGDARTSNELENVNAKNSTRNYEATETTPFKEDGPTKTATPDMSERSFRGCVFSWFFVWHLLWLSIMQLRHYLFIGTLNPMLNRLTAGDPSLVSTYTNAFAFTQLCGILCAPWNGLIMDRNKGKPREKGQSESEADLKAAVLSLCVTAMQCVLFSLCASIPLLPLQYLTFILQVINRSFLYGGNAAFISVAFPPAHFGKLYGTVMALSALLSVLQYPCFSLITGPLGGDPFAVNVALTVLSCLAFIHPLSVYLHCRRQAARRTKADKTTSS comes from the exons ATGGCAGGCACTGGACTGAGAGTGCGTTACTGGCTCACACTGATCTCAGGTTTGTTCGAGTGTTTGTGCTTCGCCGGCATCCTGTTCGGATGGGCCTCGCTGGTGTTCGTGCTCAAGAGTGACGGCTACTTCAGCTACCTGTGTGTGAACAGTACAGTCAATGGGACCGTTACGAAAG ATTGCAGTGAGCAGGATGAGCAGCTCTCCATTATCTTCACCATCGCCTCCTTCATGAACAACTTCTTCGCTCTGCCCAACGGGTTCGTGTTTGACCGTTTTGGCACCACGGTGACCAGACTCCTAGGAAT ATCTATCTACACCACCGGGACCGTACTGATAGCCTTCTCAAACGCTG cactaTCAGTCCTCCTCTACCCTTCTCTCTCCCTTATTGCAGTTGGAGGAATTCTTTTCTTACTCACTAACATGCAG GTTGGAAATCTCTTTGGAGCCCATCGGTCCACTATCATCACTCTGTATAACGGAGCCTTCGACTCTTCCTCTGCTGTCTTCCTTGTCGTCAAG TTGCTGTATCAAGACGGCGTGTCCCTCCGTTCCTCGCTCATCTTCTTGTCCTGTTGCAGTGTTGTTCATCTGATTCGCACCTTCCTGCTGATGCCTCGCAGACACATCCCCTACCCTCTCCCTGAGAACTACACCTACGG GCCGGGACGTGGGGACGCTCGGACTTCTAACGAGTTGGAAAACGTCAACGCTAAGAACAGCACCCGGAATTACGAGGCTACAGAGACAACGCCGTTTAAAGAAGACGGTCCTACCAAGACCGCCACTCCAGACATGTCAG AGCGAAGCTTCAGAGGCTGTGTCTTCTCTTGGTTCTTCGTATGGCATCTGCTGTGGTTATCGATCATGCAGCTGAGACACTACCTGTTCATTGGGACCCTGAACCCCATGCTCAACCGCCTAACAGCTGGTGACCCAAGCCTcg TGAGCACGTACACCAATGCATTTGCCTTCACTCAGCTGTGTGGGATACTGTGTGCCCCCTGGAATGGGCTCATTATGGACCGGAACAAAGGAAAACCCAGGGAAAAAG GCCAGAGCGAAAGTGAGGCGGACCTAAAGGCAGCCGTATTGTCTCTATGCGTGACAGCGATGCAGTGTGTGCTCTTCTCCCTGTGCGCTAGTATTCCTCTACTACCCCTGCAGTATCTCACCTTCATACTACAGGTTATCAATAGATCCTTCCTGTATGGAGGGAACGCAGCTTTCATCAGCGTGGC GTTCCCTCCTGCACATTTCGGAAAGCTGTACGGAACAGTGATGGCTCTCTCGGCGCTGCTGTCCGTCCTACAGTACCCCTGCTTCTCTCTCATCACTGGACCTCTTGGTGGAGATCCATTTGCG GTTAATGTTGCTCTGACCGTCCTGAGTTGCCTGGCCTTTATACATCCTCTCTCTGTTTACCTGCACTGCCGGCGCCAAGCGGCTCGACGGACCAAAGCTGATAAAACTACCTCCTCTTAA
- the LOC128611028 gene encoding equilibrative nucleobase transporter 1-like isoform X1, with amino-acid sequence MAGTGLRVRYWLTLISGLFECLCFAGILFGWASLVFVLKSDGYFSYLCVNSTVNGTVTKDCSEQDEQLSIIFTIASFMNNFFALPNGFVFDRFGTTVTRLLGISIYTTGTVLIAFSNAALSVLLYPSLSLIAVGGILFLLTNMQVGNLFGAHRSTIITLYNGAFDSSSAVFLVVKLLYQDGVSLRSSLIFLSCCSVVHLIRTFLLMPRRHIPYPLPENYTYGPGRGDARTSNELENVNAKNSTRNYEATETTPFKEDGPTKTATPDMSERSFRGCVFSWFFVWHLLWLSIMQLRHYLFIGTLNPMLNRLTAGDPSLGTHKHKHTDAHILTAMHTRINILIECVLLLCCFSLVSTYTNAFAFTQLCGILCAPWNGLIMDRNKGKPREKGQSESEADLKAAVLSLCVTAMQCVLFSLCASIPLLPLQYLTFILQVINRSFLYGGNAAFISVAFPPAHFGKLYGTVMALSALLSVLQYPCFSLITGPLGGDPFAVNVALTVLSCLAFIHPLSVYLHCRRQAARRTKADKTTSS; translated from the exons ATGGCAGGCACTGGACTGAGAGTGCGTTACTGGCTCACACTGATCTCAGGTTTGTTCGAGTGTTTGTGCTTCGCCGGCATCCTGTTCGGATGGGCCTCGCTGGTGTTCGTGCTCAAGAGTGACGGCTACTTCAGCTACCTGTGTGTGAACAGTACAGTCAATGGGACCGTTACGAAAG ATTGCAGTGAGCAGGATGAGCAGCTCTCCATTATCTTCACCATCGCCTCCTTCATGAACAACTTCTTCGCTCTGCCCAACGGGTTCGTGTTTGACCGTTTTGGCACCACGGTGACCAGACTCCTAGGAAT ATCTATCTACACCACCGGGACCGTACTGATAGCCTTCTCAAACGCTG cactaTCAGTCCTCCTCTACCCTTCTCTCTCCCTTATTGCAGTTGGAGGAATTCTTTTCTTACTCACTAACATGCAG GTTGGAAATCTCTTTGGAGCCCATCGGTCCACTATCATCACTCTGTATAACGGAGCCTTCGACTCTTCCTCTGCTGTCTTCCTTGTCGTCAAG TTGCTGTATCAAGACGGCGTGTCCCTCCGTTCCTCGCTCATCTTCTTGTCCTGTTGCAGTGTTGTTCATCTGATTCGCACCTTCCTGCTGATGCCTCGCAGACACATCCCCTACCCTCTCCCTGAGAACTACACCTACGG GCCGGGACGTGGGGACGCTCGGACTTCTAACGAGTTGGAAAACGTCAACGCTAAGAACAGCACCCGGAATTACGAGGCTACAGAGACAACGCCGTTTAAAGAAGACGGTCCTACCAAGACCGCCACTCCAGACATGTCAG AGCGAAGCTTCAGAGGCTGTGTCTTCTCTTGGTTCTTCGTATGGCATCTGCTGTGGTTATCGATCATGCAGCTGAGACACTACCTGTTCATTGGGACCCTGAACCCCATGCTCAACCGCCTAACAGCTGGTGACCCAAGCCTcggtacacacaaacacaaacacacagacgcacacataCTCACTGCAATGCACACGCGAATAAATATTCTCATCGAGTGTGTACTTCTGCTGTGCTGTTTTTCCTTAGTGAGCACGTACACCAATGCATTTGCCTTCACTCAGCTGTGTGGGATACTGTGTGCCCCCTGGAATGGGCTCATTATGGACCGGAACAAAGGAAAACCCAGGGAAAAAG GCCAGAGCGAAAGTGAGGCGGACCTAAAGGCAGCCGTATTGTCTCTATGCGTGACAGCGATGCAGTGTGTGCTCTTCTCCCTGTGCGCTAGTATTCCTCTACTACCCCTGCAGTATCTCACCTTCATACTACAGGTTATCAATAGGTCCTTCCTGTATGGAGGGAACGCAGCTTTCATCAGCGTGGC GTTCCCTCCTGCACATTTCGGAAAGCTGTACGGAACAGTGATGGCTCTCTCGGCGCTGCTGTCCGTCCTACAGtatccctgtttctctctcatcaCTGGACCTCTTGGTGGAGATCCATTTGCG GTTAATGTTGCTCTGACCGTCCTGAGTTGCCTGGCCTTTATACATCCTCTCTCTGTTTACCTGCACTGCCGGCGCCAAGCGGCTCGACGGACCAAAGCTGATAAAACTACCTCCTCTTAA
- the LOC128611242 gene encoding zinc finger and BTB domain-containing protein 17-like → MASDDSDNDVSLTPPSLGKTTEQHGSPKTLSLNELGQDADDASDGKDSPTEQKDGQSRTYSYMSPISSDVDDVPEKPEGGDRTKPARSRSRKSSHQEMPRRRGSVRKTPGRSDIATVKSESELEEHVTEASQRMRRRAKTPRKGSDQESRNGVTKKAPTSGGASEDEAAKDSAERQTKNSRSERRRSDPASFDNDEDVKEKPKKRRVKVTPKRKAQALINLLGESDQPEQPPEGSRKPRVKEKEGASPRKAVPIECEICGRSIRCKAILERHMLSHTGEKPFGCDECGKHYTSSSNLRIHQLSHSGKMDYVCNECGQKFTHLPYLKRHLLRHAGKKMHICEHCGKGFIQKYHLLRHLLVHTKQTPHICDRCGMSFNRTDNLRLHLHSVHQIERDLPEAKPEKLYTCETCNKSFVSQASLEIHKRIHTGAMPYSCTVCSRQFKQSSHLYSHMFTHASEKPHACNLCELKFTRRTYLRKHKERVHVGAGELQSS, encoded by the coding sequence ATGGCCAGTGACGATTCGGATAATGACGTCTCTCTGACTCCACCCTCTCTAGGAAAGACGACGGAGCAGCACGGTTCACCGAAAACATTGTCCTTAAACGAACTCGGTCAGGATGCCGACGATGCATCAGACGGAAAGGACTCACCGACAGAGCAGAAAGACGGTCAGAGTAGGACGTACAGCTATATGAGCCCAATCAGCAGTGATGTAGACGACGTTCCAGAAAAGCCTGAAGGAGGAGATCGCACTAAACCGGCCAGGAGTCGGTCGAGGAAGAGTTCACACCAAGAAATGCCTCGAAGGAGAGGAAGCGTCAGAAAGACACCGGGACGTAGCGATATCGCCACAGTTAAAAGCGAGTCTGAGCTGGAAGAGCACGTTACGGAAGCGTCACAAAGGATGAGACGTCGGGCGAAGACGCCACGGAAGGGCTCAGACCAGGAATCCAGAAATGGGGTCACAAAGAAAGCGCCCACGTCCGGTGGCGCGTCAGAGGACGAAGCCGCTAAAGACTCTGCAGAGCGTCAAACCAAAAACAGTAGAAGTGAGCGCAGGCGTTCAGATCCTGCGTCCTTCGACAACGACGAGGACGTGAAAGAGAAGCCAAAAAAGCGGCGTGTCAAAGTGACTCCGAAGCGGAAAGCTCAAGCTTTAATAAATTTACTCGGGGAGTCCGATCAGCCGGAGCAACCTCCTGAGGGATCACGCAAGCCACGAGTTAAGGAAAAAGAGGGAGCGAGCCCTCGTAAAGCCGTTCCCATCGAGTGCGAAATATGCGGTCGGAGCATCCGGTGCAAAGCCATATTGGAGAGGcacatgctctcacacacaggagagaagccatttGGATGTGACGAGTGCGGCAAGCACTACACCAGCAGCTCCAACCTGCGCATCCACCAGCTCAGCCATAGCGGCAAGATGGACTACGTTTGCAACGAGTGCGGCCAGAAGTTCACTCACCTGCCGTATCTGAAAAGACACCTGTTGAGGCACGCGGGGAAGAAGATGCACATTTGTGAACACTGTGGCAAAGGCTTCATCCAGAAATACCACCTCCTGCGCCACCTCTTGGTACACACCAAGCAAACGCCGCATATCTGTGACAGGTGTGGTATGAGCTTCAACCGGACAGACAACCTGAGACTACACCTGCACAGCGTCCACCAGATCGAAAGGGACTTACCCGAGGCCAAGCCGGAAAAACTTTACACGTGCGAGACGTGCAATAAATCGTTCGTCAGCCAGGCTTCGCTGGAAATACACAAACGCATACACACGGGGGCCATGCCGTATTCGTGCACCGTATGCTCGCGCCAGTTCAAACAGTCGAGTCACCTGTattcacacatgttcacacacgcCAGTGAGAAGCCACATGCGTGTAACCTCTGTGAGCTGAAGTTCACTCGCAGAACCTACCTGCGAAAGCACAAAGAAAGGGTGCACGTCGGAGCCGGAGAGCTACAAAGTTCTTGA
- the LOC128611028 gene encoding equilibrative nucleobase transporter 1-like isoform X2 produces MAGTGLRVRYWLTLISGLFECLCFAGILFGWASLVFVLKSDGYFSYLCVNSTVNGTVTKDCSEQDEQLSIIFTIASFMNNFFALPNGFVFDRFGTTVTRLLGISIYTTGTVLIAFSNAALSVLLYPSLSLIAVGGILFLLTNMQVGNLFGAHRSTIITLYNGAFDSSSAVFLVVKLLYQDGVSLRSSLIFLSCCSVVHLIRTFLLMPRRHIPYPLPENYTYGPGRGDARTSNELENVNAKNSTRNYEATETTPFKEDGPTKTATPDMSERSFRGCVFSWFFVWHLLWLSIMQLRHYLFIGTLNPMLNRLTAGDPSLVSTYTNAFAFTQLCGILCAPWNGLIMDRNKGKPREKGQSESEADLKAAVLSLCVTAMQCVLFSLCASIPLLPLQYLTFILQVINRSFLYGGNAAFISVAFPPAHFGKLYGTVMALSALLSVLQYPCFSLITGPLGGDPFAVNVALTVLSCLAFIHPLSVYLHCRRQAARRTKADKTTSS; encoded by the exons ATGGCAGGCACTGGACTGAGAGTGCGTTACTGGCTCACACTGATCTCAGGTTTGTTCGAGTGTTTGTGCTTCGCCGGCATCCTGTTCGGATGGGCCTCGCTGGTGTTCGTGCTCAAGAGTGACGGCTACTTCAGCTACCTGTGTGTGAACAGTACAGTCAATGGGACCGTTACGAAAG ATTGCAGTGAGCAGGATGAGCAGCTCTCCATTATCTTCACCATCGCCTCCTTCATGAACAACTTCTTCGCTCTGCCCAACGGGTTCGTGTTTGACCGTTTTGGCACCACGGTGACCAGACTCCTAGGAAT ATCTATCTACACCACCGGGACCGTACTGATAGCCTTCTCAAACGCTG cactaTCAGTCCTCCTCTACCCTTCTCTCTCCCTTATTGCAGTTGGAGGAATTCTTTTCTTACTCACTAACATGCAG GTTGGAAATCTCTTTGGAGCCCATCGGTCCACTATCATCACTCTGTATAACGGAGCCTTCGACTCTTCCTCTGCTGTCTTCCTTGTCGTCAAG TTGCTGTATCAAGACGGCGTGTCCCTCCGTTCCTCGCTCATCTTCTTGTCCTGTTGCAGTGTTGTTCATCTGATTCGCACCTTCCTGCTGATGCCTCGCAGACACATCCCCTACCCTCTCCCTGAGAACTACACCTACGG GCCGGGACGTGGGGACGCTCGGACTTCTAACGAGTTGGAAAACGTCAACGCTAAGAACAGCACCCGGAATTACGAGGCTACAGAGACAACGCCGTTTAAAGAAGACGGTCCTACCAAGACCGCCACTCCAGACATGTCAG AGCGAAGCTTCAGAGGCTGTGTCTTCTCTTGGTTCTTCGTATGGCATCTGCTGTGGTTATCGATCATGCAGCTGAGACACTACCTGTTCATTGGGACCCTGAACCCCATGCTCAACCGCCTAACAGCTGGTGACCCAAGCCTcg TGAGCACGTACACCAATGCATTTGCCTTCACTCAGCTGTGTGGGATACTGTGTGCCCCCTGGAATGGGCTCATTATGGACCGGAACAAAGGAAAACCCAGGGAAAAAG GCCAGAGCGAAAGTGAGGCGGACCTAAAGGCAGCCGTATTGTCTCTATGCGTGACAGCGATGCAGTGTGTGCTCTTCTCCCTGTGCGCTAGTATTCCTCTACTACCCCTGCAGTATCTCACCTTCATACTACAGGTTATCAATAGGTCCTTCCTGTATGGAGGGAACGCAGCTTTCATCAGCGTGGC GTTCCCTCCTGCACATTTCGGAAAGCTGTACGGAACAGTGATGGCTCTCTCGGCGCTGCTGTCCGTCCTACAGtatccctgtttctctctcatcaCTGGACCTCTTGGTGGAGATCCATTTGCG GTTAATGTTGCTCTGACCGTCCTGAGTTGCCTGGCCTTTATACATCCTCTCTCTGTTTACCTGCACTGCCGGCGCCAAGCGGCTCGACGGACCAAAGCTGATAAAACTACCTCCTCTTAA